A window from Primulina eburnea isolate SZY01 chromosome 2, ASM2296580v1, whole genome shotgun sequence encodes these proteins:
- the LOC140819086 gene encoding uncharacterized protein isoform X2, translated as MRAVALFAPIIIKRFTCFLEVSRALYSRTIDGHDIENGFRGVEDFLRENWKSSSFESNVEDPGAFPDATGSSGDIGDSEGYNYQTSCAKQNFINEIFSKSEEFKAVWRLVDEMIEKGYPTTARTFNILICACGEVALARKVVERFIKSKTFNYRPFKHSFNAILHSLLTQNQYRLIEWVYQQMSVEGHSPDVLTYNIIMCAKFRLGKLDQFHRLLEEMGRNGFSPDSHTFNLLLHVLGKGDKPIAALKLLNHMREVGVDPSVLHFTTLIDGLSRAGNLDACLYFFDEMMKHGCMPDVVTYTVMITGYVVAGELDKARKMFDQMFEKGQLPNVFTYNSMIRGLCMVGKFDEAWLMLKEMGSKGCNPNFLVYTRMLSYLWNARKMDEAQEVVKHMVERWDYVHLLGKIKRYRRC; from the exons ATGCGCGCTGTTGCTCTTTTCGCTCCCATAATTATCAAGCGatttacttgttttcttgaggtTTCTCGTGCTTTGTATAGTCGAACAATTGATGGCCACGATATTGAAAACGGGTTCAGAGGCGTTGAGGATTTTCTTCGTGAAAATTGGAAAAGTTCGAGTTTTGAGTCCAACGTGGAAGACCCCGGAGCTTTTCCTGATGCTACTGGTTCTTCGGGAGACATAGGTGATTCTGAGGGCTACAATTATCAAACGTCTTGTGCCAAACAGAATTTTATTAATGAG ATCTTTTCAAAGTCTGAAGAATTCAAGGCAGTGTGGAGATTGGTTGACGAGATGATTGAGAAAGGGTATCCTACTACCGCACGTACTTTCAACATATTAATATGTGCCTGTGGTGAGGTTGCATTAGCTAGAAAAGTTGTGGAGAGGTTCATTAAGTCAAAGACGTTTAATTATAGACCATTTAAACATTCTTTCAATGCGATTTTGCACTCTCTTTTGACACAAAATCAGTACAGACTGATAGAATGGGTGTATCAGCAGATGTCAGTTGAAGGCCATTCCCCAGATGTGTTAACTTATAATATCATCATGTGTGCCAAGTTTCGGTTGGGGAAGCTGGATCAGTTTCACAGATTACTAGAAGAAATGGGCAGAAATGGGTTTTCTCCCGATTCTCATACATTTAATCTCCTTCTACATGTTCTTGGTAAAGGGGACAAACCAATAGCAGCACTGAAGCTTCTGAATCACATGAGAGAAGTAGGTGTAGATCCAAGTGTTCTTCACTTCACGACATTGATAGATGGGCTCAGTCGGGCTGGAAATTTGGATGCCTGCCTTTATTTCTTTGATGAAATGATGAAGCATGGTTGTATGCCTGATGTAGTCACTTACACCGTCATGATAACGGGGTATGTCGTGGCTGGTGAGCTTGATAAGGCTCGGAAAATGTTTGATCAGATGTTTGAAAAGGGGCAATTACCTAATGTATTCACTTACAACTCGATGATTCGTGGGCTCTGTATGGTTGGTAAGTTTGACGAGGCTTGGTTGATGTTGAAAGAAATGGGATCAAAAGGCTGTAATCCGAATTTTCTTGTGTACACTAGGATGTTGAGTTACCTTTGGAATGCACGAAAAATGGATGAAGCTCAAGAAGTAGTGAAACATATGGTGGAAAGGTGGGACTATGTTCATCTACTTGGGAAAATCAAGAGATACAGAAGATGTTAG
- the LOC140819113 gene encoding sec-independent protein translocase protein TATB, chloroplastic-like, with the protein MTSTMAVALSTNPSSLLHSSSSSATGAKIVLCALSYSATSVPRNAIFQPAKYNHQLGFTVFPQWNGLKHLGVSMSRYFVKTEKKVKVKAKGVYASLFGVGAPEALVIGVVALLVFGPKGLAEVARNLGKTLRAFQPTIRELQAISREFKSTLEREIGLDETDNQMPRPSTSNTTKPLTEDSTEDSGANVESNGVPSDSVEESKVDSSNITAEKLTGVLAQLRKEQAEEAERAQIQSESQTLNATQYGISDTTDVDFQRTSDAPQEEAERGRIQFESQALDATQYGSSDIADVDFQKTLDAPQEEASSETIPAQNPKAGDLQEVP; encoded by the exons ATGACCTCGACCATGGCCGTTGCACTTTCGACTAATCCATCGTCTTTGTTGCATTCTTCTTCATCATCCGCTACCGGTGCCAAAATCGTTCTTTGTGCCTTATCGTATTCTGCAACTTCGGTACCTAGAAATGCAATATTTCAGCCGGCTAAATATAATCATCAACTGGGTTTTACTGTTTTTCCCCAGTGGAATGGGCTCAAGCATCTGGGCGTTTCAATGTCGCGGTATTTTGTGAAAACAG AAAAGAAGGTGAAAGTTAAAGCTAAAGGAGTGTATGCTTCTTTGTTTGGAGTTGGGGCTCCAGAGGCTCTGGTTATTGGGGTGGTGGCTTTGTTGGTATTTGGGCCCAAAGGTCTAGCTGAG GTTGCTCGTAATCTGGGTAAAACTCTTCGTGCATTCCAACCTACAATTAGAGAACTTCAGGCAA TTTCGAGGGAATTCAAGAGTACCCTTGAACGAGAGATTGGTCTTGATGAAACCGACAATCAAATGCCAAGACCCTCTACGTCTAACACCACCAAGCCTTTGACTGAGGATAGCACAGAGGATTCAGGGGCGAATGTTGAATCCA ATGGTGTTCCATCTGACAGTGTGGAAGAGTCGAAAGTGGACTCCTCGAATATCACGGCAGAAAAGCTGACTGGAGTTCTTGCTCAACTGCGGAAAGAGCAGGCAGAAGAAGCAGAGAGAGCCCAAATTCAATCCGAATCCCAAACATTGAACGCTACTCAGTATGGTATTTCAGATACGACTGATGTAGATTTTCAAAGAACTTCAGACGCGCCTCAAGAAGAAGCAGAGAGAGGCCGTATTCAATTCGAATCCCAAGCATTGGACGCTACTCAATATGGTTCTTCAGATATTGCTGATGTAGATTTTCAAAAAACATTAGACGCGCCTCAAGAAGAAGCTTCTTCAGAGACGATTCCAGCTCAAAATCCGAAGGCCGGCGATCTCCAAGAAGTCCCTTAA
- the LOC140819086 gene encoding pentatricopeptide repeat-containing protein At1g55630-like isoform X1: protein MRAVALFAPIIIKRFTCFLEVSRALYSRTIDGHDIENGFRGVEDFLRENWKSSSFESNVEDPGAFPDATGSSGDIGDSEGYNYQTSCAKQNFINEVRNDAVRILEILHQDGPGFDTKPVLNDLGIRVSGLLVKEVLFGILKTINYANRNRCAKLGYKFFVWSGEQDNYRHTVNGYHIMMQIFSKSEEFKAVWRLVDEMIEKGYPTTARTFNILICACGEVALARKVVERFIKSKTFNYRPFKHSFNAILHSLLTQNQYRLIEWVYQQMSVEGHSPDVLTYNIIMCAKFRLGKLDQFHRLLEEMGRNGFSPDSHTFNLLLHVLGKGDKPIAALKLLNHMREVGVDPSVLHFTTLIDGLSRAGNLDACLYFFDEMMKHGCMPDVVTYTVMITGYVVAGELDKARKMFDQMFEKGQLPNVFTYNSMIRGLCMVGKFDEAWLMLKEMGSKGCNPNFLVYTRMLSYLWNARKMDEAQEVVKHMVERWDYVHLLGKIKRYRRC from the coding sequence ATGCGCGCTGTTGCTCTTTTCGCTCCCATAATTATCAAGCGatttacttgttttcttgaggtTTCTCGTGCTTTGTATAGTCGAACAATTGATGGCCACGATATTGAAAACGGGTTCAGAGGCGTTGAGGATTTTCTTCGTGAAAATTGGAAAAGTTCGAGTTTTGAGTCCAACGTGGAAGACCCCGGAGCTTTTCCTGATGCTACTGGTTCTTCGGGAGACATAGGTGATTCTGAGGGCTACAATTATCAAACGTCTTGTGCCAAACAGAATTTTATTAATGAGGTGAGGAATGATGCTGTGAGGATTCTTGAAATTCTTCATCAAGATGGTCCGGGATTTGATACAAAACCGGTGTTAAATGATTTAGGAATTAGGGTTTCAGGTCTTCTTGTGAAAGAAGTTCTTTTTGGTATCTTAAAGACTATAAATTATGCGAACAGAAATAGGTGTGCCAAGCTTGGTTACAAGTTCTTTGTGTGGTCTGGTGAACAAGATAATTACAGACATACAGTTAATGGTTATCACATTATGATGCAGATCTTTTCAAAGTCTGAAGAATTCAAGGCAGTGTGGAGATTGGTTGACGAGATGATTGAGAAAGGGTATCCTACTACCGCACGTACTTTCAACATATTAATATGTGCCTGTGGTGAGGTTGCATTAGCTAGAAAAGTTGTGGAGAGGTTCATTAAGTCAAAGACGTTTAATTATAGACCATTTAAACATTCTTTCAATGCGATTTTGCACTCTCTTTTGACACAAAATCAGTACAGACTGATAGAATGGGTGTATCAGCAGATGTCAGTTGAAGGCCATTCCCCAGATGTGTTAACTTATAATATCATCATGTGTGCCAAGTTTCGGTTGGGGAAGCTGGATCAGTTTCACAGATTACTAGAAGAAATGGGCAGAAATGGGTTTTCTCCCGATTCTCATACATTTAATCTCCTTCTACATGTTCTTGGTAAAGGGGACAAACCAATAGCAGCACTGAAGCTTCTGAATCACATGAGAGAAGTAGGTGTAGATCCAAGTGTTCTTCACTTCACGACATTGATAGATGGGCTCAGTCGGGCTGGAAATTTGGATGCCTGCCTTTATTTCTTTGATGAAATGATGAAGCATGGTTGTATGCCTGATGTAGTCACTTACACCGTCATGATAACGGGGTATGTCGTGGCTGGTGAGCTTGATAAGGCTCGGAAAATGTTTGATCAGATGTTTGAAAAGGGGCAATTACCTAATGTATTCACTTACAACTCGATGATTCGTGGGCTCTGTATGGTTGGTAAGTTTGACGAGGCTTGGTTGATGTTGAAAGAAATGGGATCAAAAGGCTGTAATCCGAATTTTCTTGTGTACACTAGGATGTTGAGTTACCTTTGGAATGCACGAAAAATGGATGAAGCTCAAGAAGTAGTGAAACATATGGTGGAAAGGTGGGACTATGTTCATCTACTTGGGAAAATCAAGAGATACAGAAGATGTTAG
- the LOC140819127 gene encoding rRNA 2'-O-methyltransferase fibrillarin 1-like, with amino-acid sequence MVATTPNRGRGGGGGFRGGRGDGGRGGRGGRGGFGGRGGGGGSAMKRGGGRSGGSRGGGVRGGRGGMKGGSRVIVEPHRHEGVFIAKGKEDALCTKNMVPGEAVYNEKRVSVQNEDGTKIEYRVWNPFRSKLAAAILGGVDNVWIKPGARVLYLGAASGTTVSHVSDIVGPGGVVYAVEFSHRSGRDLVNMAKKRTNVIPIIEDARHPAKYRMLVGMVDVIFSDVAQPDQARILALNASYFLKAGGHFVISIKANCIDSTVPAEAVFAQEVKKLQADQFKPAEQVTLEPFERDHACVVGGYRVPKKQKTVA; translated from the exons ATGGTTGCGACAACCCCAAACAGAG gcCGTGGCGGTGGCGGCGGGTTTAGAGGGGGAAGAGGAGATGGAGGAAGGGGAGGAAGAGGTGGTAGAGGAGGTTTTGGCGGAAGGGGAGGTGGCGGTGGGAGTGCCATGAAGAGAGGTGGCGGAAGAAGCGGAGGAAGCCGTGGAGGTGGAGTCAGAGGTGGAAGAGGCGGTATGAAGGGAGGAAGCAGAGTGATTGTGGAGCCGCATAGGCATGAAGGTGTATTCATTGCTAAGGGGAAAGAAGATGCTCTTTGCACCAAGAATATGGTTCCTGGAGAAGCTGTTTATAATGAGAAGAGAGTCTCTGTTCAG AACGAAGATGGAACAAAGATTGAGTACAGAGTGTGGAATCCTTTTCGTTCTAAGTTGGCTGCAGCGATTCTTGGTGGAGTTGATAATGTTTGGATT AAACCTGGTGCTCGTGTTCTTTACCTTGGAGCTGCGTCGGGAACTACTGTTTCTCATGTTTCTGATATTGTTGGCCCT GGTGGGGTTGTTTATGCCGTCGAATTTTCTCATAGGAGTGGTAGAGACTTGGTGAACATGGCGAAGAAAAGGACCAATGTAATCCCCATTATTGAAGATGCTAGACATCCTGCTAAGTATAGAATGCTTGTTGGAATGGTGGATGTCATATTCTCTGACGTTGCTCAGCCTGACCAG GCGAGAATTTTAGCTCTAAACGCATCATATTTCTTGAAAGCTGGAGGCCATTTCGTGATCTCAATTAAG GCAAACTGCATCGACTCAACGGTACCTGCTGAGGCCGTATTTGCCCAGGAAGTAAAGAAGCTGCAAGCGGACCAATTCAAACCTGCTGAGCAGGTTACTCTCGAACCATTTGAGCGAGACCATGCTTGTGTTGTTGGTGGCTACCGTGTGCCAAAGAAACAAAAAACAGTGGCCTAG
- the LOC140819102 gene encoding uncharacterized protein isoform X1 — translation MQIMYDIGLKGCGNTKYLELYSGANASFQSYSNRKKRWGSWWSLYWCFGSHKNSKRIGHAVILSEPTSQRIIAPVTENSNHPATNMLPFIAPPSSPVYFLRSNPSSATQSPVGVLSVHAYSPGRTAPIFTIGPYAHETGLVSPPLFSTFTTEPSTASFTPPPESVQMTTPSSPEVPFAQLLSSSLARNKRCSGMNLKYPLSQYEYIPYPYPGSPGGHVKSPGSAISNSGTSSPLPDKRATVELRIGEAPKFIGYEHFSNRKWGSRFGSGSITPSGWGSRLGSGTLTPNSGLSMLGSGTLTPNGGEPPSRDSNLLENQISKVVSLANSDRESQNNGTVDHRVSFELNGEDIPTCIVKETVPNSCMITSRIPPEATSSTKNESSPMAIDMEGDGCHQKHRTISLGSSKDFNFNNAKGQVSEKSIIDCEWWTNDHKALKKESGPQNNWTFFPMLQSGVS, via the exons ATGCAGATTATGTATGATATAGGACTGAAGGGTTGTGGCAATACTAAATATTTGGAACTTTACAGCGGTGCAAATGCTTCATTTCAGTCTTACTCCAACAGG AAGAAAAGATGGGGAAGTTGGTGGAGTCTCTACTGGTGTTTTGGTTCTCACAAGAACAGCAAACGAATTGGCCATGCTGTCATTTTGTCGGAACCAACTTCACAGAGAATTATAGCTCCGGTCACTGAGAATTCGAATCATCCTGCCACCAATATGCTTCCATTCATTGCCCCTCCCTCTTCTCCTGTATATTTTCTTCGATCCAATCCTTCCTCTGCCACTCAATCACCTGTAGGTGTACTTTCTGTTCATGCCTACTCACCAGGAAGGACAGCGCCCATTTTCACAATCGGTCCTTACGCTCACGAGACTGGATTAGTTTCGCCTCCATTGTTTTCTACCTTCACAACTGAGCCTTCTACTGCTTCATTTACCCCACCTCCGGAATCTGTTCAAATGACAACACCTTCCTCACCAGAAGTCCCATTTGCTCAGCTTTTGTCGTCATCTCTTGCTCGAAACAAGAGATGTAGTGGGATGAATCTGAAATACCCATTGTCCCAGTACGAGTATATACCCTACCCATACCCTGGAAGCCCTGGTGGTCATGTAAAatcaccaggctcggctatttcTAATTCTGGAACGTCTTCGCCTTTACCTGATAAACGTGCAACCGTTGAATTGCGAATTGGGGAAGCTCCCAAGTTTATAGGCTACGAACACTTTTCTAACCGTAAATGGGGTTCCAGATTCGGTTCTGGATCAATAACTCCCAGTGGCTGGGGGTCAAGACTAGGCTCTGGAACTTTGACACCAAACAGCGGGCTATCGATGCTCGGTTCTGGAACCCTGACACCTAATGGTGGCGAACCCCCATCTCGGGACAGTAACCTCTTAGAGAACCAAATTTCTAAAGTAGTCTCATTAGCCAACTCTGACCGAGAATCACAAAATAATGGAACTGTCGATCACAGAGTGTCTTTTGAACTAAACGGTGAAGATATACCCACTTGTATTGTGAAGGAAACAGTCCCTAATTCGTGTATGATCACATCGAGAATCCCACCAGAGGCAACATCTTCAACAAAGAATGAAAGTAGCCCAATGGCTATTGATATGGAAGGAGATGGCTGTCATCAAAAGCATCGTACAATCTCTCTTGGTTCAAGCAAAGATTTCAACTTCAACAATGCAAAGGGACAAGTCTCGGAGAAATCCATCATCGACTGTGAGTGGTGGACAAATGATCATAAAGCTTTGAAAAAGGAATCCGGCCCTCAAAACAACTGGACTTTCTTCCCAATGCTGCAATCTGGAGTCAGTTAA
- the LOC140819102 gene encoding uncharacterized protein isoform X2 produces the protein MSSVRDTVETVNAAATAIVTAESRVQPSTVQKKRWGSWWSLYWCFGSHKNSKRIGHAVILSEPTSQRIIAPVTENSNHPATNMLPFIAPPSSPVYFLRSNPSSATQSPVGVLSVHAYSPGRTAPIFTIGPYAHETGLVSPPLFSTFTTEPSTASFTPPPESVQMTTPSSPEVPFAQLLSSSLARNKRCSGMNLKYPLSQYEYIPYPYPGSPGGHVKSPGSAISNSGTSSPLPDKRATVELRIGEAPKFIGYEHFSNRKWGSRFGSGSITPSGWGSRLGSGTLTPNSGLSMLGSGTLTPNGGEPPSRDSNLLENQISKVVSLANSDRESQNNGTVDHRVSFELNGEDIPTCIVKETVPNSCMITSRIPPEATSSTKNESSPMAIDMEGDGCHQKHRTISLGSSKDFNFNNAKGQVSEKSIIDCEWWTNDHKALKKESGPQNNWTFFPMLQSGVS, from the exons ATGAGCAGCGTTCGGGACACCGTGGAAACAGTGAATGCTGCAGCAACCGCCATAGTTACTGCTGAAAGCAGAGTTCAACCTTCTACGGTGCAG AAGAAAAGATGGGGAAGTTGGTGGAGTCTCTACTGGTGTTTTGGTTCTCACAAGAACAGCAAACGAATTGGCCATGCTGTCATTTTGTCGGAACCAACTTCACAGAGAATTATAGCTCCGGTCACTGAGAATTCGAATCATCCTGCCACCAATATGCTTCCATTCATTGCCCCTCCCTCTTCTCCTGTATATTTTCTTCGATCCAATCCTTCCTCTGCCACTCAATCACCTGTAGGTGTACTTTCTGTTCATGCCTACTCACCAGGAAGGACAGCGCCCATTTTCACAATCGGTCCTTACGCTCACGAGACTGGATTAGTTTCGCCTCCATTGTTTTCTACCTTCACAACTGAGCCTTCTACTGCTTCATTTACCCCACCTCCGGAATCTGTTCAAATGACAACACCTTCCTCACCAGAAGTCCCATTTGCTCAGCTTTTGTCGTCATCTCTTGCTCGAAACAAGAGATGTAGTGGGATGAATCTGAAATACCCATTGTCCCAGTACGAGTATATACCCTACCCATACCCTGGAAGCCCTGGTGGTCATGTAAAatcaccaggctcggctatttcTAATTCTGGAACGTCTTCGCCTTTACCTGATAAACGTGCAACCGTTGAATTGCGAATTGGGGAAGCTCCCAAGTTTATAGGCTACGAACACTTTTCTAACCGTAAATGGGGTTCCAGATTCGGTTCTGGATCAATAACTCCCAGTGGCTGGGGGTCAAGACTAGGCTCTGGAACTTTGACACCAAACAGCGGGCTATCGATGCTCGGTTCTGGAACCCTGACACCTAATGGTGGCGAACCCCCATCTCGGGACAGTAACCTCTTAGAGAACCAAATTTCTAAAGTAGTCTCATTAGCCAACTCTGACCGAGAATCACAAAATAATGGAACTGTCGATCACAGAGTGTCTTTTGAACTAAACGGTGAAGATATACCCACTTGTATTGTGAAGGAAACAGTCCCTAATTCGTGTATGATCACATCGAGAATCCCACCAGAGGCAACATCTTCAACAAAGAATGAAAGTAGCCCAATGGCTATTGATATGGAAGGAGATGGCTGTCATCAAAAGCATCGTACAATCTCTCTTGGTTCAAGCAAAGATTTCAACTTCAACAATGCAAAGGGACAAGTCTCGGAGAAATCCATCATCGACTGTGAGTGGTGGACAAATGATCATAAAGCTTTGAAAAAGGAATCCGGCCCTCAAAACAACTGGACTTTCTTCCCAATGCTGCAATCTGGAGTCAGTTAA